One window of the Pelmatolapia mariae isolate MD_Pm_ZW linkage group LG15, Pm_UMD_F_2, whole genome shotgun sequence genome contains the following:
- the tmem121ab gene encoding transmembrane protein 121Ab: MVLPPPDKRHVCLTTIVIMTSMAFMDAYLVEQNQGPRKIGVCIIVLVGDVCFLIVLRYVAVWVGAEVRTARRGYAMILWFLYIFVLEIKLYFVFQNCKADRKSLETVARKALTLLLSVCVPGLYLVLVALDSMEYVRTFRKKEDMRSRLFWVALDLLDLLDIQANLWEPQRTGLPIWAEGLMFFYCYILLLILPCVSLSEISMQGEHMSPQKMMLYPVLSLVTINVVTILIRGVNMVLFQDSRVSTIFVGKNVVAIATKASTFLEYRRQVKEFPHPQNAMALELQQNSVSHTQPLPNATSLPHEPSPAQDVIDT, translated from the coding sequence ATGGTGTTGCCACCCCCAGACAAACGCCACGTTTGCCTGACCACCATCGTCATCATGACCAGCATGGCCTTCATGGATGCCTACCTGGTGGAGCAGAACCAGGGTCCCAGGAAAATCGGTGTGTGCATAATAGTGCTAGTTGGGGATGTGTGCTTTCTCATAGTGCTACGATATGTGGCAGTTTGGGTCGGTGCTGAGGTGCGCACCGCCCGACGAGGATACGCCATGATCCTGTGGTTTCTGTACATCTTTGTGCTGGAGATCAAACTCTACTTTGTCTTCCAGAATTGCAAGGCTGACAGGAAAAGTCTGGAGACAGTAGCACGGAAAGCATTGACGTTACTATTATCCGTGTGTGTGCCTGGGTTATACTTAGTTTTAGTGGCTCTGGATAGCATGGAATATGTGAGAACTTTCCGGAAGAAGGAGGACATGAGGAGTCGTCTCTTCTGGGTGGCTCTGGATCTTCTGGACCTGCTGGATATCCAAGCTAACCTGTGGGAGCCCCAGCGGACAGGCCTGCCCATCTGGGCTGAGGGCCTGATGTTCTTCTACTGCTACATCCTGCTGCTTATTCTGCCCTGTGTGTCGCTCAGTGAAATCAGCATGCAGGGGGAGCACATGTCACCCCAGAAAATGATGCTGTACCCAGTCCTAAGCCTTGTCACCATAAACGTGGTCACTATCCTCATACGTGGTGTAAACATGGTGTTGTTTCAGGACAGTCGGGTCTCCACAATCTTCGTCGGGAAGAACGTGGTGGCCATCGCGACCAAGGCCTCCACCTTCCTGGAGTATCGCAGACAGGTGAAAGAGTTCCCCCACCCACAGAATGCAATGGCACTAGAGCTGCAGCAGAACTCAGTCAGCCACACACAGCCACTGCCCAACGCCACCAGTTTGCCACACGAACCCTCACCGGCGCAGGATGTCATCGACACATGA